Proteins from a genomic interval of Spiroplasma endosymbiont of Lonchoptera lutea:
- a CDS encoding IS30 family transposase encodes MYKYLTIESIIAIKEYKSYGFSIRKIAKAIDYSKSTVHRVCKLLNQNLLPLEILNQVQKNKQNAGRKLIILTLTEINTINHLLITKNYALDIIADFLKKNKIKNISTKTLYNMFKTNRMGFDEKNLLRKGKNKPHKQKETRGRINNCKSIHERNLIIPNIKNIQEFGHLEGDTIVGKDHKSSIITLADIWSKTTIPLKTKNHKAESITQSIIKFISKLIPGTIKTITFDRGKEFSKWKLIEKNCNVKIYFADAGKPCQRGLNENNNGILRRYLPKSTDLSSYKQKDLNSIAFQINSTPRKSLSYKRPIDLIQLF; translated from the coding sequence ATGTATAAGTATCTGACTATTGAATCAATAATAGCAATAAAAGAATATAAAAGTTATGGATTTTCTATTCGTAAAATAGCAAAAGCAATTGATTATAGTAAATCAACTGTACACAGAGTTTGTAAATTATTAAATCAAAACTTATTACCATTAGAAATATTGAATCAAGTTCAAAAAAATAAACAAAATGCAGGTAGAAAATTAATAATTTTAACTTTAACAGAAATTAATACTATCAATCATTTGTTAATTACTAAAAATTATGCTCTTGATATAATTGCTGATTTTTTAAAGAAAAATAAAATAAAAAATATTTCAACAAAAACTTTATATAACATGTTTAAAACAAATCGAATGGGTTTTGATGAAAAAAATTTATTGAGAAAAGGCAAAAATAAACCTCATAAACAAAAAGAAACTAGGGGCAGAATTAATAATTGTAAATCTATTCATGAAAGAAATTTAATCATTCCAAATATTAAAAATATACAAGAATTTGGCCATTTAGAGGGAGATACTATCGTTGGTAAAGATCATAAAAGTTCTATTATTACTTTAGCTGATATATGATCAAAAACCACAATTCCTTTGAAAACTAAAAATCATAAAGCAGAAAGTATTACACAAAGTATAATAAAATTTATTTCAAAATTAATACCAGGAACAATTAAAACTATTACTTTTGATCGTGGTAAAGAATTTAGTAAATGAAAATTAATTGAAAAAAATTGTAATGTTAAAATTTATTTTGCAGATGCCGGAAAACCTTGTCAAAGAGGTTTAAATGAGAACAATAATGGTATTTTAAGAAGATATTTACCAAAATCTACTGATTTATCTTCATATAAACAAAAAGACTTAAATTCTATAGCATTTCAAATTAATTCTACACCCAGAAAATCATTATCTTATAAAAGACCAATAGATTTAATACAATTATTTTAA
- a CDS encoding IS3 family transposase (programmed frameshift), translating into MGNKTSYSEEFKKQIVMLYKNDKSVINLGKEYNLPKPTIYSWIKNYNNSGSFKAKDNRTVEENELIYLRKENQQLRMENDIFKASSTDNREKITIINNNKNKYSVRKICKILGLLKSTYYYQTNKCTKFDVNNYEQEVISAFNKSRKIYGARKIKAVLIRKNIILSRRKIRFIMIKNNLVSKYTKLKYCNHKKIVNNDEINNVLNRQFNDKKPNEVVVSDLTYVQVGTKWHYICLLIDLFNREVIGYSAGPNKTAELVQQAFHKITRPLNKITLFHTDRGNEFKNKIIDEILITFKIKRSLSSKGCPYDNAVAEATYKTFKTEFINGKKFANLTQLKCELFDFVNWYNNIRIHGSLNYLTPVEFRKYQST; encoded by the exons ATGGGAAATAAAACCTCATACTCTGAAGAATTTAAAAAACAAATTGTAATGCTATACAAAAATGACAAAAGTGTTATTAATTTAGGGAAAGAATATAATTTACCAAAACCAACTATTTATAGTTGAATTAAAAATTATAATAATTCTGGGTCATTTAAAGCAAAAGATAATCGCACTGTCGAAGAAAATGAATTAATTTACTTGCGAAAAGAAAACCAACAATTACGAATGGAAAATGACATTT TTAAAGCAAGCAGCACTGATAATCGGGAAAAAATAACAATAATTAATAACAACAAAAATAAATATTCAGTGAGGAAAATATGTAAGATTTTAGGTTTACTAAAATCAACATATTATTATCAAACTAATAAATGCACCAAGTTTGATGTTAATAATTATGAACAAGAAGTTATCAGTGCATTTAATAAAAGTCGCAAGATTTATGGTGCTCGTAAAATTAAAGCTGTTTTAATAAGAAAAAATATCATTTTATCACGACGAAAAATCCGATTCATTATGATCAAAAATAATTTGGTTTCTAAATACACCAAGTTAAAATATTGTAATCATAAAAAAATAGTTAATAATGACGAAATTAATAATGTTTTAAATCGTCAATTTAATGACAAAAAACCAAATGAAGTTGTTGTTAGTGATTTAACATATGTTCAAGTTGGCACTAAATGACATTATATTTGTTTATTAATTGACTTGTTTAATCGCGAAGTAATTGGCTATAGTGCTGGACCAAATAAAACTGCTGAATTAGTTCAACAAGCTTTTCACAAGATAACACGACCATTAAATAAAATAACTTTATTTCATACTGATCGTGGTAATGAGTTTAAAAATAAAATTATTGATGAAATTTTAATAACCTTTAAAATTAAAAGATCATTAAGCTCCAAAGGATGCCCATATGATAATGCTGTTGCTGAAGCAACTTACAAAACCTTTAAAACCGAATTTATTAACGGTAAAAAATTTGCAAACTTAACACAACTAAAATGCGAACTATTTGATTTTGTTAATTGATATAACAATATTCGAATTCATGGCAGTTTAAATTATTTAACTCCCGTTGAATTTAGAAAATACCAGTCTACATAA
- a CDS encoding NAD(P)/FAD-dependent oxidoreductase: MKNNQTKYDVIIGAGFSGLAAALRLKPYKLKVLILEADDDIGGRSWNKVLDDGTIVELGGQWVGWQHQRMLSFINKYKLQKYTTPPFPEGKTLFQYNGKIIDEFPEEAMLLVNNFDNLTKEIDLEKPWMHPNAKLWDNITFEHWLEMQDATVDAKKMVGRIIAGGLLSRDTSHISMLQALFYVASNAGFDVATSSEKGAQHYRVIGGSYKIARKMVGDLKGTDIILNEPVTVINYDQECATVLSMNNNVYQGKYLIIAIPPVLASKIHYHPSLGSQYYGLLQNFPGGDALKVHFVYERLFWIEDNNSGNVYLQEGWLTEVTDNTTPSDPHAILTGFIYGKPEM; the protein is encoded by the coding sequence ATGAAAAATAATCAAACGAAGTATGATGTTATTATTGGAGCTGGATTTTCTGGTTTAGCGGCAGCATTACGCTTAAAACCTTATAAGTTAAAAGTATTAATTTTAGAAGCTGATGATGATATTGGTGGTCGTAGTTGAAATAAAGTTTTAGATGATGGAACAATAGTTGAATTAGGCGGTCAATGAGTTGGTTGACAACATCAAAGGATGTTATCGTTTATTAATAAATATAAGTTACAAAAATATACAACACCGCCTTTTCCAGAAGGTAAAACATTATTTCAATATAATGGTAAAATTATTGATGAGTTTCCCGAAGAGGCAATGTTGTTAGTTAATAATTTTGATAACTTAACAAAAGAAATTGATTTAGAAAAACCGTGAATGCATCCTAATGCTAAATTATGAGATAATATTACCTTTGAACATTGATTAGAAATGCAAGATGCAACAGTAGACGCTAAAAAAATGGTAGGAAGAATTATTGCTGGGGGATTATTATCTCGTGATACTAGTCATATTTCAATGTTGCAAGCATTATTTTATGTTGCTAGTAATGCTGGATTTGATGTTGCTACCAGTTCTGAAAAAGGTGCTCAGCATTATCGTGTTATTGGTGGTAGTTATAAAATTGCTAGAAAAATGGTTGGTGATTTAAAAGGAACAGATATTATTTTAAATGAACCAGTAACAGTTATTAATTATGATCAAGAATGTGCTACTGTTTTATCAATGAATAATAATGTTTATCAGGGAAAGTATTTAATTATTGCAATTCCCCCTGTGCTTGCAAGTAAAATTCATTATCATCCAAGTTTAGGTTCACAATACTATGGTTTATTACAAAATTTTCCTGGTGGTGATGCTCTTAAAGTTCATTTTGTTTATGAAAGACTTTTTTGAATTGAAGATAATAATTCTGGTAATGTTTATTTACAAGAAGGCTGACTTACCGAAGTAACAGATAATACCACACCAAGTGATCCGCATGCTATTTTGACAGGATTTATTTATGGTAAACCTGAAATGTAA
- a CDS encoding ETX/MTX2 family pore-forming toxin: protein MNSDLSLVKSSSILEPMQWEEPEIVQIEEIATKALEWAYRLTNLLHYDLVANVTDIDVSSLGFISSSVDKVEEISSTFENQQVHQASAPLVNNTSDVIKLNSQFYSYTCTNEKWSQISKGINVIFVPNVKFTESISGILKVNLSWSNTKIEKEIITTDLTAPSQSVPIPPHSIRYVKYILTRKKTKFKLYLSGVISGNISGKINLKSGEKIDYSISIGFGAYCLEIMDQAPVGVSRNKDKTKMNFNGFGKIESIDASNLIVFIDDNE from the coding sequence ATGAATAGTGATTTAAGTTTAGTAAAATCTAGTAGTATTTTAGAACCAATGCAATGAGAGGAGCCAGAAATTGTCCAGATAGAAGAGATTGCTACTAAAGCTTTAGAATGAGCATATCGCTTAACTAATCTATTGCATTATGATTTAGTTGCTAATGTAACTGATATTGATGTTAGCAGTTTAGGTTTTATTAGTTCTTCGGTTGATAAAGTAGAAGAAATTAGTAGTACTTTTGAAAATCAACAAGTACATCAAGCTTCGGCTCCGTTAGTTAATAATACTTCTGATGTCATAAAGTTAAATTCTCAGTTTTATAGTTATACTTGTACTAATGAAAAATGAAGTCAAATTTCAAAGGGGATTAATGTTATATTTGTACCAAATGTTAAATTTACTGAATCGATAAGTGGAATCTTGAAAGTAAACCTTAGTTGGTCTAATACCAAAATAGAAAAAGAAATAATAACAACAGATTTAACAGCACCATCACAGTCAGTTCCCATACCGCCACATTCTATTAGATATGTTAAGTATATTTTAACTAGAAAAAAAACTAAGTTCAAGTTATATTTAAGTGGAGTTATTAGTGGTAATATTTCTGGGAAAATTAATCTTAAATCAGGAGAGAAAATTGATTATAGTATTTCTATTGGTTTTGGAGCGTATTGTTTAGAAATAATGGATCAAGCACCAGTTGGTGTTTCTCGTAATAAAGATAAAACTAAGATGAATTTTAATGGTTTTGGAAAAATTGAAAGTATTGACGCATCAAATCTGATTGTTTTTATTGATGATAATGAATAG